One genomic window of Struthio camelus isolate bStrCam1 chromosome 1, bStrCam1.hap1, whole genome shotgun sequence includes the following:
- the INTS13 gene encoding integrator complex subunit 13: MKIFSESHKTVFVVDHCPYMAESCRQHVEFDMLVKNRTQGIIPLAPISKSLWTCSVESSMEYCRIMYDIFPFKKLVNFIVSDSGAHVLNSWTQEDQNLQELMAALAAVGPPNPRADPECCSILHGLVAAVEALCKITEYQHEARTMLMENAERVGNRGRIICITNAKSDSHVRMLEDCVQETIHEHNKLAANSDHLMQIQKCELVLIHTYPVGEDSLVSDRPKKELSPVLTSEVHSVRAGRHLATKLNVLVQQHFDLASTTITNIPMKEEQHANTSANYDVELLHHKEAHVDFLKSGDNHTGGNSREGTFKETVTLKWCTPRTNSVELHYCTGAYRISPVDVNSRPSSCLTNFLLNGRSVLLEQPRKSGSKVISHMLSSHGGEIFLHVLSSSRSILEDPPSISEGCGGRVTDYRITDFGEFMRENRLTPFLEPRYKIDGSLEIPLERAKDQLEKHTRYWPMIISQTTIFNMQAVVPLASVIVKDAMTDEDVLNCQKTIYNLVDMERKNDPLPISTVGTRGKGPKRDEQYRIMWNELETLVRAHINNSDKHQRVLECLMACRSKPPEEEERKKRGRKREEKEDKSEKSGKDYEPDKPWQESERLKSLLDREKEELAEAEVIKDSPDSPEPPNKKPLITMDEMPTVEKAKGPMSLLSLWSNRINTANSRKHQEFIGRLNSVNNKAELYQHLKEENGMETTENGKAGRQ, encoded by the exons atgaaaatcttttctgaGTCTCATAAAACTGTTTTTGTTGTGGATCACTGCCCATATATGGCAGAATCCTGTAGACAACATGTTGAATTTGATATGTTAGTAAAGAATCGGACCCAAGGAATTATACCTCTAGCACCCATATCAAAATCACTATGGACCTGTTCAGTGGAATCATCCATGGAGTACTGTAGAATAATGtatgatatttttcctttcaaaaaactg GTGAATTTCATTGTGAGTGATTCTGGGGCTCATGTCTTGAATTCTTGGACCCAAGAAGATCAGAACTTGCAGGAG CTGATGGCAGCATTAGCAGCTGTTGGGCCACCTAATCCTAGGGCAGATCCAGAATGCTGCAGCATACTTCATGGTCTGGTTGCAGCAGTAGAAGCACTCTGCAAAATTACAGAATACCAACATGAGGCTCGAACTATGCTCATGGAGAATGCGGAACGTGTTGGAAACAGAGGAAGAATAATCTGTATTACTAATGCAAAAAG TGACAGTCATGTTCGGATGCTTGAGGACTGTGTTCAGGAAACCATTCATGAGCACAACAAGCTTGCAGCTAATTCAGATCA tctaaTGCAGATTCAGAAATGTGAACTGGTCTTAATCCACACTTACCCAGTTGGTGAAGACAGCCTTGTTTCAGATCGTCCTAAGAAAGAG CTTTCACCTGTTTTAACCAGTGAAGTACATAGTGTCCGTGCTGGGCGTCATCTGGCTACAAAACTGAATGTTTTAGTACAGCAGCACTTTGATCTGGCTTCAACCACAATAACCAATATCCCTATGAAG gaaGAACAACATGCCAACACATCAGCCAACTATGATGTGGAGCTTCTTCATCACAAAGAGGCACACGTTGACTTTTTAAAGAGTG GTGATAATCATACAGGTGGCAATAGCAGAGAAGGCACATTTAAAGAAACTGTAACATTAAAATGGTGTACTCCTCGAACAAATAGTGTTG agttaCACTATTGCACTGGAGCGTACAGAATTTCCCCTGTAGATGTAAATAGCAGACCTTCTTCATGCCTTACTAACTTTCTCCTTAATG GTCGTTCTGTTTTATTGGAACAACCACGGAAATCTGGCTCTAAAGTAATTAGTCACATGCTCAGCAGCCATGGAGGAGAAATTTTTCTGCATGTCTTAAGCAGCTCACGATCAATTCTAGAAGATCCCCCATCAATTAGTGAAGGGTGTGGTGGAAGAGTCACAGACTACAGGATTACA GATTTTGGTGAATTTATGAGGGAAAACCGATTAACTCCTTTTCTAGAGCCCAGATATAAGATCGATGGAAGTCTTGAAATTCCATTGGAACGTGCAAAAGATCAGTTAGAGAAACATACTCGCTACTGGCCTATGATTATTTCTCAGACTACCATATTCAACATGCAAGCT GTAGTGCCATTAGCCAGTGTGATTGTAAAAGATGCAATGACAGATGAGGATGTTCTGAACTGTCAAAAAACAATATACAATTTAGTAGATATGGAGAGGAAAAATGATCCGCTGCCGATTTCAACAGTTGGCACCAGGGGAAAGGGTCCAAAAAG AGACGAACAGTACCGGATTATGTGGAATGAATTGGAGACCCTTGTGCGAGCACACATAAACAACTCTGATAAACATCAGCGAGTCTTAGAATGTTTGATGGCTTGCAGAAGCAAACCCCCAGAAGAAGAAGAGCGCAAGAAAAGAggtagaaagagagaagaaaaagaggacaaGTCAGAAAAGTCAGGAAAAGACTATGAACCAGATAAGCCATGGCAAGAATCAGAAAG ACTAAAAAGTCTTTTGGATCGTGAAAAGGAAGAACTGGCAGAAGCTGAAGTTATAAAAGATTCCCCTGATTCTCCTGAACCACCCAACAAAAAGCCTCTTATTACAATGGATGAAATGCCCACAGTGGAAAAGGCAAAAG GGCCAATGTCCTTGCTGTCTTTGTGGAGCAACAGGATTAATACTGCCAATTCTAGGAAACATCAAGAATTTATTGGTCGTTTGAACTCTGTCAACAACAAAGCTGAGTTGTATCaacatctgaaagaagaaaatgg AATGGAAACGACGGAAAATGGAAAAGCAGGccggcagtga
- the FGFR1OP2 gene encoding FGFR1 oncogene partner 2 isoform X2, which translates to MKMSCTIEKALADAKALVERLREHDNAAEALIEQTTALNKRVEAMKQYQEEIQELNEVARHRPRSTLVMGIQQENRQIRELQQENKELRTSLEEHQSALELIMSKYREQMFRLLMASKKDDPSIIMKLKEQHSKELQVHVDQITEMAAVMRKAIEIDEKHGCKEQERIIQLEQENKGLREILQITRESFLNLKKEDASESTSLSGLVTSSDLSLRKS; encoded by the exons ATGA AAATGAGTTGCACAATTGAGAAAGCCCTAGCAGATGCGAAAGCGCTGGTGGAACGGCTAAGGGAACATGACAACGCTGCAGAAGCTCTTATTGAACAGACTACAGCTCTTAACAAGCGGGTGGAAGCAATGAAACAG TACCAAGAAGAAATTCAAGAGCTTAATGAAGTAGCAAGACATCGTCCTCGGTCTACGTTAGTGATGGGTATCCAGCAGGAAAACAGACAGATTAGGGAATTGCAACAGGAGAATAAAG AACTACGCACATCTCTTGAAGAACATCAGTCTGCTTTGGAACTCATCATGAGCAAGTACAGAGAACAGATGTTCAGGTTGCTTATGGCGAGCAAGAAGGATGATCCAAGTATAATAATGAAGTTAAAAGAGCAACATTCCAAG GAACTGCAAGTGCATGTGGACCAAATTACAGAAATGGCAGCAGTAATGAGAAAAGCCATTGAAATTGATGAAAAGCATGGCTGTAAAGAGCAGGAACGTATCATTCAGCTTGAA CAAGAAAACAAAGGCTTGAGAGAAATTCTTCAGATAACTAGAGAATCATTCCTGAACCTCAAGAAAGAAGATGCATCAGAGAGTACATCTCTGTCAGGATTAGTAACAAGCAGTGATTTGAGCCTGAGGAAAAGCTAA
- the FGFR1OP2 gene encoding FGFR1 oncogene partner 2 isoform X1 — MAVMAVCILRETVTNCRVVQRYKTEMSCTIEKALADAKALVERLREHDNAAEALIEQTTALNKRVEAMKQYQEEIQELNEVARHRPRSTLVMGIQQENRQIRELQQENKELRTSLEEHQSALELIMSKYREQMFRLLMASKKDDPSIIMKLKEQHSKELQVHVDQITEMAAVMRKAIEIDEKHGCKEQERIIQLEQENKGLREILQITRESFLNLKKEDASESTSLSGLVTSSDLSLRKS, encoded by the exons ATGGCAGTCATGGCCGTCTGCATCCTGCGTGAGACTGTTACAAACTGCAGGGTCGTGCAGCGTTACAAAACTG AAATGAGTTGCACAATTGAGAAAGCCCTAGCAGATGCGAAAGCGCTGGTGGAACGGCTAAGGGAACATGACAACGCTGCAGAAGCTCTTATTGAACAGACTACAGCTCTTAACAAGCGGGTGGAAGCAATGAAACAG TACCAAGAAGAAATTCAAGAGCTTAATGAAGTAGCAAGACATCGTCCTCGGTCTACGTTAGTGATGGGTATCCAGCAGGAAAACAGACAGATTAGGGAATTGCAACAGGAGAATAAAG AACTACGCACATCTCTTGAAGAACATCAGTCTGCTTTGGAACTCATCATGAGCAAGTACAGAGAACAGATGTTCAGGTTGCTTATGGCGAGCAAGAAGGATGATCCAAGTATAATAATGAAGTTAAAAGAGCAACATTCCAAG GAACTGCAAGTGCATGTGGACCAAATTACAGAAATGGCAGCAGTAATGAGAAAAGCCATTGAAATTGATGAAAAGCATGGCTGTAAAGAGCAGGAACGTATCATTCAGCTTGAA CAAGAAAACAAAGGCTTGAGAGAAATTCTTCAGATAACTAGAGAATCATTCCTGAACCTCAAGAAAGAAGATGCATCAGAGAGTACATCTCTGTCAGGATTAGTAACAAGCAGTGATTTGAGCCTGAGGAAAAGCTAA